The proteins below are encoded in one region of Methanobacterium petrolearium:
- a CDS encoding elongation factor EF-2, protein MSRRTRMINKIKELMYEPDYIRNIGIVAHIDHGKTTLSDNLLAGAGMISSELAGDQLYLDFDEQEQARGITIDAANVSMVHKYKEDDYLINLIDTPGHVDFGGDVTRAMRAVDGAVVVVCAVEGIMPQTETVLRQALKENVRPVLFINKVDRLINELKLDPQELQQRFIKVIANANKLIKNMAPKDKKKEWQVKVEDGSVAFGSAYHNWAINMDIMQKTGINFKDILDYCNNENQKELAQKVPLSEVLLGMVVEHLPSPNTAQPYRVPSIWSGDIESEEGQGMVNTDPDGPLAVMVTDVSIDKHAGEIATGRVYGGTLEKGTEIFMVGSHGKARLQQVGVYFGPERVNTDKVPAGNIVAITGARNAVAGETICDIERKINAFEGLEHISEPVVTVAVEAKNTKDLPKLIEVLRQVGKEDPTVKMQINEETGEHLVAGMGELHLEIIAYRINEKGVEIETSEPIVVYRETIAGTAGPVEGKSPNKHNRFYIEIEPLDEKVYQAIVDGNIKEGRVKGKELIPVFQEYGLPKEQAKKVWDVYDKNIFVNMTRGIQYLDEIKELLLEGFESAMDDGPIAKERVMGIKIKLMDAKIHEDAVHRGPAQVLPAIRKAVYGAIMMAEPALLEPIQKVFINTPQDYMGSATREIQNRRGQILDMGQEGDMSTVESKVPVAEMFGFAGDIRSATEGRCLWSTENSGFERLPRELQNTIIREIRQRKGLSEQPYGPDHYLG, encoded by the coding sequence TTGAGTAGACGTACAAGAATGATCAACAAGATCAAGGAACTGATGTACGAACCGGATTACATCCGAAACATCGGTATCGTGGCCCACATTGACCACGGAAAAACCACTTTATCTGATAACTTACTGGCAGGAGCCGGTATGATATCCTCAGAACTGGCAGGAGACCAGTTATATCTGGACTTCGATGAACAGGAACAGGCCAGGGGGATCACCATCGACGCAGCAAACGTTTCAATGGTGCACAAATACAAGGAAGATGATTACCTAATCAACCTCATAGACACCCCAGGTCACGTGGACTTTGGGGGAGATGTAACCCGTGCCATGAGAGCAGTGGACGGTGCAGTAGTTGTGGTATGTGCAGTGGAAGGAATCATGCCCCAGACAGAAACTGTCCTGCGTCAGGCACTCAAAGAAAACGTGCGACCAGTACTTTTCATCAACAAAGTGGATAGGTTAATCAATGAATTAAAACTGGATCCACAGGAACTGCAGCAAAGGTTCATCAAAGTCATTGCCAATGCCAATAAACTCATCAAAAATATGGCCCCAAAGGACAAGAAAAAAGAATGGCAAGTAAAGGTAGAAGATGGAAGTGTGGCATTCGGATCTGCCTATCACAACTGGGCTATAAACATGGATATCATGCAAAAAACCGGGATAAACTTCAAAGACATCCTGGATTACTGTAACAATGAAAACCAGAAAGAACTAGCCCAAAAAGTACCCCTATCTGAGGTATTACTGGGAATGGTGGTGGAACACCTACCGAGCCCCAACACAGCCCAACCATACAGGGTGCCAAGCATCTGGTCCGGAGACATTGAAAGTGAAGAAGGCCAGGGAATGGTTAATACTGACCCAGACGGACCATTAGCCGTGATGGTAACTGATGTAAGTATAGACAAACACGCTGGAGAAATAGCCACCGGACGAGTATATGGAGGAACACTGGAGAAGGGAACGGAAATATTCATGGTGGGAAGCCATGGAAAAGCACGACTCCAGCAAGTGGGAGTATACTTCGGCCCAGAAAGAGTTAACACTGACAAAGTACCTGCAGGAAACATCGTGGCCATCACCGGAGCAAGAAACGCCGTGGCTGGGGAAACCATCTGTGACATCGAACGCAAAATCAATGCATTCGAGGGATTAGAACACATCTCCGAACCAGTGGTTACAGTTGCTGTTGAAGCAAAAAACACCAAAGACTTACCCAAACTCATTGAAGTACTCAGACAAGTGGGAAAAGAAGATCCCACAGTCAAAATGCAGATCAACGAGGAAACCGGTGAACACCTGGTAGCAGGAATGGGTGAACTCCACCTGGAGATCATCGCCTACCGTATCAATGAGAAAGGTGTGGAAATCGAAACCTCAGAACCCATCGTAGTATACCGGGAAACCATCGCTGGAACAGCCGGACCAGTGGAAGGAAAATCCCCCAACAAACACAACCGTTTCTACATAGAAATCGAACCATTAGACGAAAAAGTTTACCAGGCCATCGTTGATGGAAACATAAAAGAAGGCCGAGTTAAAGGTAAAGAACTCATCCCAGTATTCCAGGAATACGGATTACCCAAAGAACAGGCCAAAAAAGTATGGGATGTATATGATAAGAACATTTTCGTCAACATGACCCGTGGTATACAGTACCTGGATGAGATCAAAGAATTACTCCTTGAAGGTTTCGAAAGTGCCATGGACGATGGACCCATAGCCAAAGAAAGAGTTATGGGAATCAAGATTAAACTAATGGATGCCAAAATTCACGAAGACGCCGTGCACAGAGGACCAGCACAGGTTTTACCTGCCATAAGAAAAGCGGTCTATGGTGCCATAATGATGGCTGAACCCGCACTCCTAGAACCCATCCAGAAAGTATTTATCAACACACCCCAGGATTATATGGGATCAGCCACCCGTGAAATCCAGAACCGACGTGGTCAGATCCTGGACATGGGCCAGGAAGGAGACATGTCCACAGTGGAATCTAAAGTACCAGTAGCTGAGATGTTTGGATTTGCAGGAGACATCCGAAGTGCTACCGAAGGTCGTTGTCTCTGGTCCACAGAGAACTCAGGATTTGAAAGACTGCCACGTGAACTTCAAAACACAATAATACGCGAAATCAGGCAACGTAAAGGTCTATCAGAACAACCTTACGGTCCTGACCATTATTTGGGATAA
- the tuf gene encoding translation elongation factor EF-1 subunit alpha yields MAKGKEHMNLAFIGHVDHGKSTMVGHLLLQSGAIAEQQLSAGEDKFRFVMDKLSEERERGVTIDLAHARFDTPKYEFTIVDCPGHRDFVKNMITGASQADAAVLVVAIDDGVMPQTKEHAFLARTLGINQLIVGINKMDLVKYDEEKFNQLKEEVSDLIKTVAYKPSEINFIPLSAFEGDNITKKSDNTPWYKGPSLVEALDEFSAPEKPTNLPLRVPVQDVYSITGVGTVPVGRVETGVMKKGDNVIFEPPGANGEVKSIEMHHEMLDKAEPGDNVGFNVRGVGKNDIRRGDVAGHTDNAPTVAKEFTAQIVVLQHPGVITVGYTPVFHCHTAQVACTFLELQKKLDPATGQVKEENPDYLKTGDAAFVVVKPTKPMVIEKIKDIPHMGRFAIRDMGQTVAAGMCIDLVPAK; encoded by the coding sequence ATGGCTAAAGGAAAAGAACACATGAATTTAGCGTTTATCGGACACGTAGACCACGGTAAATCCACCATGGTGGGTCACTTGCTGTTACAGTCCGGAGCTATCGCTGAACAACAGTTATCTGCCGGAGAAGACAAGTTCAGATTCGTCATGGACAAACTATCCGAAGAAAGAGAAAGGGGAGTGACCATCGACCTGGCCCATGCCAGATTCGACACCCCCAAATACGAGTTCACCATTGTGGACTGTCCTGGTCACCGTGACTTCGTTAAAAACATGATCACCGGTGCCTCACAGGCAGACGCCGCAGTCCTTGTGGTAGCAATTGATGACGGTGTAATGCCTCAGACCAAGGAACACGCATTTCTAGCAAGGACCCTGGGAATCAACCAGCTCATTGTTGGTATCAACAAAATGGACCTGGTTAAATATGATGAAGAAAAATTCAACCAGCTCAAAGAAGAAGTATCAGACTTAATTAAAACTGTGGCCTACAAACCCAGTGAAATCAACTTCATACCACTATCCGCGTTTGAAGGAGATAACATAACCAAAAAATCTGATAACACTCCCTGGTACAAAGGACCTAGCTTAGTAGAAGCACTGGATGAATTCTCTGCACCAGAAAAACCAACCAACCTACCACTACGAGTACCAGTCCAGGATGTATACTCCATCACTGGTGTGGGAACCGTACCTGTGGGCCGAGTGGAAACTGGTGTAATGAAAAAAGGTGACAACGTCATCTTTGAACCACCAGGAGCAAACGGAGAAGTTAAATCCATCGAAATGCACCACGAAATGCTGGACAAAGCAGAACCCGGTGACAACGTAGGATTCAACGTCCGTGGAGTAGGTAAAAACGATATCCGCCGTGGAGACGTGGCTGGACATACTGACAACGCACCAACTGTGGCTAAAGAGTTCACGGCTCAGATTGTGGTCTTACAGCATCCGGGTGTTATCACCGTGGGTTACACTCCTGTATTCCACTGTCACACTGCCCAGGTAGCCTGTACCTTCCTGGAACTCCAGAAAAAACTGGACCCAGCCACTGGTCAGGTTAAAGAAGAAAACCCAGATTATCTGAAAACAGGGGACGCTGCCTTTGTAGTAGTGAAACCCACCAAACCTATGGTCATCGAGAAGATCAAGGACATACCACACATGGGACGGTTTGCTATCCGTGATATGGGTCAGACTGTTGCTGCTGGTATGTGCATTGACCTGGTGCCAGCAAAGTAA
- the rpsJ gene encoding 30S ribosomal protein S10, with product MNKARIKLTGTDPEKLAYVCDQLKRIAERTGVDLSGPIPLPTKKLVVPTRKSPDGEGKATWEKWELRIHKRLVGIEADERAMRQVMKVNVPDNVSIEIELRS from the coding sequence ATGAACAAAGCTAGAATTAAGCTCACCGGCACCGACCCAGAGAAACTGGCCTATGTATGTGATCAACTCAAACGCATAGCAGAAAGGACCGGCGTAGATCTCTCAGGACCCATACCACTACCCACCAAGAAACTAGTAGTACCAACCAGGAAATCACCAGATGGTGAGGGAAAAGCAACCTGGGAAAAATGGGAACTTAGAATCCATAAGAGACTCGTGGGAATCGAAGCCGATGAACGGGCCATGCGACAAGTAATGAAGGTCAACGTGCCCGACAATGTGAGCATTGAAATAGAACTTCGCAGTTAA
- a CDS encoding AAA family ATPase: MNPFRKRTGIFPSYFTGRENELSELRDIYESTRQGAAEHIIVYGPKGIGKTCLLLKFQDEIKNIKEVYPVRIPLVEGNFDDIYSLIVDKCADALHIKVSHFWDKIESLGFNIPMVAGLNVSRNIPTTSPSVAIEKILKTIYEELNGENPVLILLFDDLQRIISDTGPSKVLSILQSALVELNLKRMNIMFVATGSHDIFSQIQDHVDSAVRLFEPYELKPLTFNELRDAVVIPAKKEGVIFDEDVIEIIFEISEGIPYYMQVIAYKCFDEAVGSKVGVKEFEKAFPQSLNILAQREFKGMYEKSTTEERKILALMAESDKEVFSYADIKSDSNLKSEPSNLLKRMLEKNLIVKKERGKYKLRDRVFKEYLRKTKLYKENGTFL; the protein is encoded by the coding sequence ATGAACCCTTTTAGAAAGCGTACCGGAATATTTCCATCCTATTTTACAGGTAGAGAAAATGAATTGAGTGAATTGAGGGATATATACGAATCAACACGGCAGGGAGCAGCTGAACATATAATAGTCTATGGTCCAAAAGGTATAGGTAAAACCTGTCTCCTGCTTAAATTCCAGGATGAAATAAAAAATATCAAAGAAGTTTATCCTGTACGAATACCCCTTGTTGAGGGGAATTTCGATGACATCTACAGTTTAATAGTTGATAAATGTGCTGATGCCCTTCACATAAAAGTAAGTCATTTTTGGGATAAAATTGAATCACTGGGGTTTAATATTCCAATGGTGGCCGGATTAAACGTATCAAGGAACATACCAACCACAAGTCCATCAGTGGCAATTGAAAAAATACTAAAGACAATATACGAAGAATTAAATGGAGAAAATCCGGTATTGATCCTTTTATTTGATGATCTTCAAAGAATTATCAGTGATACTGGACCAAGCAAAGTTTTAAGTATATTGCAAAGCGCTTTGGTGGAGTTAAATCTTAAAAGGATGAATATAATGTTCGTTGCTACAGGTTCTCATGATATATTTTCACAGATACAGGATCATGTGGATTCTGCTGTACGGCTATTCGAACCATATGAACTTAAACCGCTTACATTTAATGAATTAAGGGACGCTGTAGTTATACCTGCAAAAAAAGAGGGAGTAATATTTGATGAAGATGTGATAGAGATTATTTTTGAGATTTCAGAGGGGATTCCCTATTATATGCAGGTTATAGCTTATAAATGCTTTGATGAAGCAGTTGGAAGTAAGGTGGGGGTTAAAGAGTTTGAAAAAGCATTTCCACAATCATTGAACATACTTGCCCAGAGGGAATTCAAGGGAATGTATGAAAAATCCACCACTGAAGAACGGAAAATATTAGCTTTAATGGCAGAAAGTGATAAAGAAGTATTCTCTTATGCAGATATAAAATCAGATTCTAATTTAAAATCAGAACCTTCTAATTTGTTGAAAAGGATGTTAGAAAAAAATTTGATAGTTAAAAAAGAAAGGGGTAAATATAAATTGCGTGATAGGGTATTCAAGGAGTACTTGAGAAAAACAAAGCTCTATAAAGAAAATGGAACTTTTTTATGA
- a CDS encoding zinc ribbon-containing protein — MVYKCWQKPGIGRYVCLNCGEDLHLDDVTDTLPPCAKCKECKFEKG, encoded by the coding sequence ATGGTCTATAAATGCTGGCAAAAACCAGGAATAGGACGTTACGTTTGTTTGAATTGTGGAGAAGATTTGCATCTGGATGATGTTACTGATACATTACCGCCATGTGCAAAATGTAAGGAATGTAAGTTTGAAAAAGGTTAA